From the Lactobacillus johnsonii genome, the window TCTGCAATAAGTATACCAAATTCGATATATTTATGGAGAAAAAATATGAAGGATAAATCATCACTACGTTACTTTTGGGTAACTTTATTAAATATTATTATTACAATTGCGGAATTTATCGGTGGAGCAGTTTCAGGCTCACTTGCTCTGCTTTCAGATGCCGTACATAATTTAAGCGATGTTGGATCAATTATTTTAGCTTTTGTTGCTAATTTAATTGCTAAAAGAAAGCGAAATAACAGCAAGACTTTTGGCTATGACCGCGCGGAAATATTAGCAGCTTTTACTAATGGGATTATTTTAATAGTAATCAGCATTTATTTATTTATCGAAGGAATTCAACGATTTAGTCATCCTGAACCAATTAAAGGAAAAATCATGTTAATTGTTTCTTTAATTGGGTTAGCTGCTAATTTAATTTCAATGCTAGTAGTTATGAAGGAAGCTAAGACGAGTCTTAATGCAAAAGCTACATTTTTAAATATGCTTTCAGACGCAATAACTAGTGTAGCAGTTGTAATTGGAGCAATTGTAATTTCAATTTGGAAAATTTACTGGGTCGATCCTGTTTTGACGATAGCAGCCTCTGTATTTTTACTTAAAGAAGCTTATGAAGTTACTATTAAAGCTGCTAATATTTTAATGGAAACAAACCCTAGCATCGACTTAAATAAGATAAATGAATTAGTTTTATCTTGTCCACATGTAAATAACATTCACCATGTGCATGTTTGGCAATATTCAGACAATGTGACGATGTTAGACGCACATATTAATGTAGATAAAAATTTAGATGCTGTGCAATTAGAAAAGATATACACAGAAATTGCTAAAAAATTAAAGCCGCTTGGAATTAACCATGTGACACTTCAAGCAGAATGCACACGTGGAATTAGTGATAAAATGATTTTTGATGATAAAGAAGATTAGTTAATCTGGTTTTGCTGCTATTTGGTAAAATAGGGGCAAAGCCTTTTATTTTAAGGAGAAAAAATGAAATTCGATACTAATGATCTAAAAGAAAATCTAAAAAATTATCAAAAGAAAGCTACAGACCAATTTAAAGATTTTGCGGAAAATGATTGGCCCGATATCAAAGACCACTTAACTGAAAAAGGCCAACAAGCTGGGGATTTTTTGAAACAAAACGGTGGCAAAGTTTATCAGAATTCGGTTAAAGCTTTCAAGAAAGCAGTTCGAAACTTAGACCAAAAAGTAAATGGTACAAGCATACACAAGGATGATAAATAAAATGAAGGTAAATATTTGGGTTGCAGTCATAGTTCTATTAATTGGATTATGGGATTTATATACTGCTTACAATCGTTATCAAAAACATAAAGTAACAACGAAAGAATTTCAAAGTGATTCTATTAATGGAACAAAGAAATTGCTTACTGGTATTCCATCTGACAGTAAAGTTGATATCATTTCTTTTACAATCTTAGGTGTCGTTTTTACCATTACTGGAATTATTTTGTTTTTTATGATTTAAATGAGACGGGTGAGAAGAAAGTTGGCCAAATTAGTTTTAGTTAGGCATGGTGAAAGTATAGCTAATCGTGACAATGTTTATACGGGCTGGAATGATGTGCCTTTAAGTAAAAAGGGGATTGAACAGGCAAAAAATGCAGGTCTTAAGGTAGAAAAAATAGCCGGATTTGTGCCAACGCATATTCATACTTCGGTCTTATCGCGTGCAATTATGACAGCTAATATTATTGCAGATGTTTGCAGCTTTTTATATTTACCTATCACTAAGACTTGGCGTTTAAATGAACGTCACTATGGGGCACTTCGCGGTATTAATAAGGATGTTTCAAAGAAAATTTTTGGCACTAAACAAGTCTTAGAATGGAGACGTGGTTTTGACAGTGTGCCTCCTTTATTAACGCAGCCCGTGCAAGATCGTAGATATCAAAAGTATGATATGCGTCTAATGCCCCAAGGAGAAAGTTTACATCAAACGCAGGAGAGATTAATGCCTTATTTTTGGGATCATATTGCACCTGAATTAATGGCAGGTCATGATCAATTGGTTGTAGCCCATGGCTCAAGTTTACGTGCCTTGATTAAAAAAATTGAAGATATCAGTAATGAGGATATTGTAAAAGTAGAAGTGCCCAATGCGGAGCCAATTGTTTATACTTTTGATACTGATTTGCATATTGTAAAGAAAGAAATTCTACATTGATTGAGTAGCCAACTGGTCTACTCTTTTTTAATAGTTTGTATAGGTATTTTTATGGTAAAATTTTTTACGAGTATATTTGAACAAATTCTTGTAGAGTAGGAGAAAATAATGCGTAAAATATTTTTACTAAGAGGAGCACCTGGATCTGGTAAATCTTCCTTTATTGCTCGTCACCACTTGCAGCCTTACGCTATTTCTCGTGATGAAATTAGGCTGCTATTAGCTGATTTGACGGTTTATTATGAGGAAAGCACAGATCACCTGCATCAAGTTATTCCACGCCACGTTACTGTACGTACAGAGCAAATGGTTGATAATTTGGTACAGCATAAGATGGCTTATGGAGAAACTATCATTGTCGATGGAACTCATATTACGCCAGATAAAATTGAACATTTTCGTCCATGGGTTGAAAAGTATCGCTATGAATTATTTGTAGTCGATTTAATGCAAAATAACACTTTAGAAAGCTTACTGCAGCGTAATCAGGTTAGAATGCACTATGATTGGGTGAAACCTGACGTAATTAAAATGATGTATGAGCAATATAAAGCTCATCCGGAAGTTCCATCTTGGGCTTATTCAATTTTGCCGAATGGAATGGAACGGGCCTTAAGTCAAAAAGAAAAGAATTTAGATCATTATTCACATGTGATTTGTGTACCAGATAAGGTAAGACCAGAAGATTTCCCACATGTGCATATTTCCAACTTTTACTTTTCTTTTAATGATGAATTTACTAAGAAATACGGAACATATAGAAACGTTATAACTTTAGGTAAAACTAGAGAAGAAGTAATTGAGCAATTTAGGCTTCCATATTTTGTATTTAAATTCCACCATAAGCACTTTTTAATTTCTGCATATCCAATTCGAAATGAAATGTTAGATCCTATTCGAAAAGTAAAGGGAGTTTGGTCTTATTCAACTGGGCTATATAATATTGCTGATTTTGTAAAAGAATTTCCTGAGAATGAGCATCAACATGTTCATCAATTTAATTTAAGCAAAATTGATCCCACCCGTTTGTTACATATTTGGTAGTAAAAAATGAGAAGGTTTTTGCCTTCTCATTTTTGTTTGGAAAAGTTTATTGTTTTTTCAATAACTGAGATTAGGTCCTAATACATTAGATAAAGTATAAATTTAAGGAAGGAATATCAAAAAACCATATAGGTAAACTATTGAAAAATAACAATAATAAGACATCATTTGCGTTATTATATTGAAAATTAGGTATAATTGAAACGATGAGAGAGATTCAGAAAAAAGGATAGGGATGGGTATGTTTTTTAATAAGAAAGATAACGATAGTAAACAACGGTTCGGCATTAGAAAATTAACTATAGGAGCTTGTTCCGTATTATTGTCTACATTAATCTTAGGAATAGGAACTCAAGAGCAAAATTCAAAAGCTCAGGCTGCTACTACAGAAACTTCTAACACTGCCAGTTCGACAGACTTAGTAGATAATCATCAAAATAAAAATACTTACCTAAGTTCTAGTGAAGTAAATGAAACAGCTACTAAAGTTAATGAGAAAGAAACTTCTGCTGGTAATGAGCAACAAGACTCTCAATCTGCAGTAGCTCAAGACAAGCAAAGTGGGGAAAAGGTTGCAGATGTAGTTACTAATAATCGGTCTACAGTTGAAGATAAAAGTTCTAATAATGCAGAATCTTCGGAAATCACTGATAACACTAAGAATACGGTAAATTCTGATAGGGCAGAAGTTACAAATAAAGAAGCTAATACACAAACTGATTCTAAAAAAGTTACGCAAAAGACGTCAGGTCAGGCTGTTAATGATGTAAACAAAAATGTAGCTGAAACCACTACTGACACTAAGAATACAAAAGTTTCCAGCTATACTAGTAATTTAGACTTGGAAAATATTCAAGAAAGTCTTGAACAGCAAGCTAAGGAAAATAATGGAAAAGCATTAGATGCTAAATCAGTTACATCTTTACTTAGAAGTTCGGATGCAGCTAATTTCCAAGTTTTGGCAGCATTAACAGAAAATATCGCTGAGGCTGATAAAATTAAAGCCAACGCAGCAGTGACAATTCCAAGTACTGACGGACGTTATACTTTATATATTTCAAGAAATACGTGGGGAAATACTACAGATGGTAATCAACCAACTAAGGTTTTACTTTCAGGAAATGTTCTTAGTGGTGATACTGTAACTATTTCAATCCCAAGCTATGGTATTGTCGGTGTCAATTCGCCAACTATCGATGCTAACTATGGGAGTGCTTCTCTAAAGGATATGGGTAATGATAAGGTAGTTATCTATAACTTCACCACTTCTGGGGTTATTAATCCGATCGTTACGATTCCCGCTGACAATGGATATGGTGCTAAACCCACGCCAATGCAAATTACTCAGCCTACGGTTAAGGATATTACTTGGACAATTAATGGTGTAGAGCAAACATCAGCTAAATTTCATATTGATATTAACCCTGTATGGAATCCGAAATTTGCTTTAAGTAAACCTAATCCAGAGTCTACTGATCAAAATGCGTTAAAGAAGATGATTCCTAATTATGAATCAATCTATCAACTAGCAATTAATGAAACTAACGGGGTTGCTCCGGGCCAAGACTACAGCAACACGCCTTTTCCTTCTTAAAAAATTAATAGTGCCGTTAATTATGGCACTATAATTACAATCCCAATGCCTAAAGGTTATGTGTTAGATCAATCTGCCACAATGCAACTTAATAATTTTGGGGATAAAACTACCATTACCCAAGAAGGTAATAACGTTATTATTACTGTACCAAAAGGTTCTGGTACGCAGAACTGGAATAGCGGACCGGCATACCAACTTGTTGGGTCATATGATATTGCCATGCCAGCTATCGCTACCACCTATACGGCTGATGCCCCTATTACGATTGTGCAAAAGCTTAATGATGATGGTAGTCAAACAAAAATTTGGAATGGCCCAACAGTAAGTCAAGATTTTTATGGCGCAAATGATCGAATTCCACTGGGCCAAATGCCGCTTTATGCTAAAGCTGCTTATAATGGTAATCAGCTTTTAAATAATGGTCATAAACAAATTGTTGCTTACTTTGGTATTACTAATGAATCAATTGCTTCATACAACGATTATAGTAGTAAACTTACTTTTAATTTTGATGAGGGATTAGGTGTAACTGAACTAAAAACACCTACTATTCCTGGTACAAGTAACTATAAGTACACAATTACTTACGCAGATGGTACAACGAGTGAAGGGCAGGTAAGTGCTGGTAATACTATTACGGGAACTGGAGTAATTACTAACATTGTGGTTAGTCCTGATGACTTTGAAAGAGATCAAAGCACTGCTATTAACTTGCCACTTAATAATTTTGCAAATCAAACTACTCAGTCAGTGAACGCGTTTGAAGCATATGGTGCAGTCCCAGATACAGTTAAGCCGGGTACACAATTAGTCGCCAATATGACTTTTACTGGAACAATTCAACAAGGAAATGTAACTAGATATTTGACTAGTAAGGCACAATTTGGTCAGAATGTCGTTTCGCCAGCTGATTTAACTTCTAGTTCAGGCATATTTGGATATCAAACTAACACAGCAACAGGTCAATCTAATATAGGATATCTATCTGTCTACGCGGGTGGTGGACAAACCAACAATATTTATGAACCGATTTTTTACTATGTTTTGCCAGAATGGTTCTCAGTTTATGATTTTTCAACTGACTATACTAAGCTACCTAATTTTGTCCCTAACACTAATAATGGTGTTACTGGTGCGCCAAAGTTGTCAGTATTTACTGTTCCAACAGAAACCCCAGGACTATCTCGTCAAGTTGTAAAGATTGATTACTCTGGTACGGGCTATAACTTTCTTGCTGGTCAAGGTTCCAATAATCAAATTCACCTTAATAGCTTGCCTGATGGAACTAACGGCACCTATCAAGGGATGATTTATATTGTTAGTCCAACGACCAAATTAACGAACACTGCTTATAATTCTAATAATACAAGCAATTTTGCTCCTAGTGGTATTGCTTTTAATCCAGATTGGGTACAGGGGAACATTTCTAGTCTTTATTACATTGGAAGTGAAAACTATACAATTAATCAAGTCGGTGGTGCTAATACTGCTAGCGTTGCTCAAGGGAATCAAAATAATACCTTAGTTGATTCTGGAGTTTCCAATCTTTATGGTACTAACAAGATGGAATATGCTGTTCGTTTGATTAATGGATCAAGTTCTACTTTAACTAATGTTGTTGCTTTGGTGAACTTACCACAAGCTTCCGACACTAGCTTTACTTTTCAACTAAGTGGTCGTACTGTTTACGATGGTGATAGAACTAAGTACTCTTTCTTATATTCTACAGAATTAGGTGATCTTAAGAGTAATAATGACCCTGATGGTACTAAGCCAGATGAGACAGGATACGTTACAGCAGATCAAGTAACGGATTGGTCTAAGATTAAGTCAATTATCATTAAGGTATCATCCTTAAGTAATACTGAACGTTCAGATCGTTTGACTTTCACAGGAATAGATCCTAACTTGGTAAATGATGCTGGTAAGACGGGATATATTAGTACTGGATTTTATTCAGATACTACGAAGCCATTTATAAGCAGTGAGGCAATATATAATACAAGTACTGTTCCTAACAAAGTAAAGCCAGCTAATATTACCGTAACTGGTGAGGCTAAGATTAACTTCAAGCTTCGATATACTGATGAAAATGGTCAAGTTCAGACTGTTGATCTTCCTGAATTAAGTACTGGTTACAATTTAGCCCAAAACAATACAATGTTGACTGAACAGGAAGCTATCAATCTTGCAAATAGGAATGCAGCATCTTCTATCCCTGCTAACTACGAAATTAAGTCAGCGATTTTGCAATCTGGTGGTAAGACTTGGCAAACTAATGCACCAGAAGGTACTCCTGTCTTTGGTGGAAATGTTCAATACTTCTATAATAATGCAACTGTAATATTAGAGGCAGTGCCAATTCAACGTACGATTAAGTATCAGGTCATTGATGAAAACGATCCATCAAATCCGGTAACTATTCAATCATTAACTGATTTATTAAGTAATGGTCAAGCAATTACTGGGAATCAAGGAAGTAATGTTCCAACTGATGCAACAACTGCATATGATGCAGTTAAGAGTGCTTTAGAAGCTAAAGGCTATGTTATTAGTTCAAAGAGTAGTACTGTACCAACAACTTTTAGTCCAGATAATACTGCATTAACGATTTATGTAACTCATAAGCGTGTAAAGGTAAGTACACCAGATCAATGGCCAAGTAGTAGTACCGATACAGATAAAGTTGCACTTTCGAAAACACTTACTAGAACTATCAAAGTTGAAGGCTTACCAACACCAGTTGAAGGAACTACTCAAAGCGTAACGTTTAACAGAACAGCGATTGTTGATGAAGTCACAGGTAAAGTAATAGGTTATGTAGATCCAAGTGATAGTACTAAGACAATTACAGATGGTGATGCTGCATGGACGAGCACCAATAATCAATGGGATGCATTTGTTCCATCAAACGTTCCAGCGGGCTATTCAATTGAATCAATTACTGATGCAAACGGTAATTATTCTGATGTTACTAGCGCAGATGGTAAACTAAAAGGTGTAGCACAAACTACTGTTTCAGCTAACGAAAGTGATGTTACAGTAACTATCACTTATCAAGGTAATCAAGTAAGCAATACAATTACTTTTATTGATACTGATGATAACAATAAACAAGTTGGAGAAACTATTACCATTAGCGGTCGTGTTGGAGAAACCGATAGCAATCTTAATTTAACTGTTCCAGAAGGCTATGAACTGGCTAATGGAGCAAGCTTACCAACAAGTTATACCTTTGAAGCAACTAACACCCCAATTACTATTCCACTTGTTCATAAACATAAGATTGTTGGACCTAATGACACTTGGCCAAGTAGTAGTACTGAGACAGACAAAGTTCCACTTTCTGAAACGATTACTCGCACTATTACTGTGGCTGGACTTCCTACAAATGTTCCATCTGTTGAACAAAATGTTAACTTTACTAGAACTGCAATTGTTGATGAAGTCACAGGTAAAGTAATAGGTTATATAGATCCAAGTGATAGTACTAAGACAATTACAGATGGTGATGCTGTATGGACGAGCACCAATGCAACTTGGAGTAGCTGGGCTAGCTCAACTGTTCCAGAAGGCTACTATATTGAAAGTGCAAAAGTCGGTAATACTGACTATCCTGCAGTAACAACTAATGCAAATGGCATTATTACTGGTTTAAATAGTATTACAGTGACTCCAGAGATGAGTTCGATAACAGTTAATGTGGTCTACAACAAGGTCAATCTTGATTTAACGATTAATCATGATACTATTACTAATACCTACAATGGCAGTGAACAACCAGTTTCTACCGATATAATTAGTGAAATTACTCATACGGTTGTTTCATCAAATACTGATGTATCTGTTCAAAATATTGCTCAAGCTATTCAAGATGCTAACTTGACGTCAGATGATTATTCATACACAGATGACCAAGGTAATATTTTAGCTGGCGCACCAACTAACGCTGGTAATTACCGCATTATTTTGAACCAAAATGGTTTAGATAAATTAAAGCAAGTCGCTGGCGGTTTAACAATTAATTATGATCCAAGTAAGTCATACGTTAACTACACGATTGAAAAGGCACAAGCAAGTGCTGAGCTAGAAGGAAATAATTCTAAGCAGTATGATGGTCAAAGTGTAACTAATGTTGAAGTTACTAAAGATGGTAATATCAAGGTTACTGCGAATGTTCCAAGCACTACTCAAAGTGCATATCAACTTCAAGCGGGTGACTATGACTGGTATAGCGCAGATGGTTCAACTAGATTAAGTAGTGCACCAACTAATGTTGGAAATTACATGATTAAGTTAAACAGTACGGGAATTGCCAACATTAAAGCTCATTATGGCAATAGCGACAACATTAATTGGACTGATGATGCAATTACAGGTAGTGCAACTTATGAAATTACTAAAGCTGCAGCCACTATTTCATTAACTCCTGATGAGAACAAGCAAACAAGTAGTTGGACTGGAAATGAAATTTCTATAAATCCAGCTGATTTTGTACCAACTATTACCACTGATAATGGTGTGACGCTCACTGTTTCTGCTGGTACTTTAGCAGTTGGTGACTACACAGTTACTCCTTCACCAGTTGCACCAGGAACTTACCAAGTTTCATTGACTGACTCAGGTATTGAAAAGATTAAAAAGGCGATTTCAACTAGTGAAAACTATGTTTGGAATAATACTGGTAATGGAGTGTTAGAAATTGTTAATGCTAAAGCGAACTATCAAATGTCAGGCAGTGGTGAAACTACTTATACTGGTTCTGCGGTAGAATTACCAATGGATCAACTTAAGGATGCAATTTCTTCATCTAATACAGTTAATGGTCAAGATTTAGTTATTCCTGAGCTTGATGTTAATGACTTTACTTGGTCTAGCGGTACTGCCCCAACGAATGTAGGTAATTACACTATCAAGTTGAGTGAAACTGGTATTAATAAGATTGCTGCAGCAAATCCAAATTATGCCTTAACTTTAGGTACGAATGCCTTTACTTACAAGATTAATGCGGCTAAAGCAAGTGCAACTGTAAGTGGTGAGAATAGTCGAACATACAATGGTAAAGCTATTTCAATTAATGATATCTATAATGGTGGAACTATCTCTGTTAAAATTACTGGACTTGACGATCAAGAATTTACTTACACCTTGCAAACTGGTGATTACACTTGGAATGTATCTGATCCAACAAATGTGGGTACTTACACTTTAACTTTGAATAGTACTGGAATTGGTCACTTACAAGATCTCTTGAACGATAAGTACGGTAACGGCAATGTAACTATTGCTAACAGCCAAGTTACTGGAAGTGCAAAATATACTATTGAAAAGGCTAACGCCAATGTAACTTTATCAGGTAATCAAGATGAAACTTATACTGCTGAAGAATTCACCAATAGCAACATTAAGGTTAGTGACTACAAGGTGACTTTGAGTAACGGATTAGAATACAAGCTAGTTGATGGAGACTTAGAATTTATTCCAAATCAAAATCCAACAAATGTCGGTACTTATACTGTTCAATTGTCTGATCAAGGTAAGAAGAATATTGCTGCCGTTCAAGGTAAAAACTATGAATATAGCTTTAATGATACTGGAGTAGGTAGTTTCAATATTACTAAAGCCACACCAAGTGCATCATTTACTGGTCAAGGCGAAAAGACTTACGATGGTACACCAATTAGTGGGTATGTACCAAAGGTGACGATTATAGCTCCTGGCAAAAATGATGTAACTTTAGTTGCTGGTACTGATTATGTTTGGACTAATGATGGTCAGACCTTTACTACTACTCCAAGTGATGCAGGAAATTATACTGTTTCATTAACTTCAGACGGAATTGGTAAGATCAAAGCAGTAAACGCTGCAAATCTTGATTGGTCAAATGTAATAATTAGTGAAAATGCAAGGTACACTATCACTAAGGCTCAAGCTACAGTTAACTTTGCTCAACCAGCTAGTCAAACAGTTGAATATGGGAAGAATGATTTTGATGTAAATAACTTCAAACCAAGTATTTCCACAAATAATCATGTAACTGTTAATGTCCCAGAGGGGGTGAGCCTTTCTGCACAAGCTGGCGACTTTGAGTTTACTAATGCCAATGGAAATACAACAACTACCGTTCCAACTGGGCTAGGAACTTACACTGTTACTTTAAGTGAAGCTGGCTTTAAGAAACTTCAATCACAGACTAATAATTATGACTGGGTAAATAATGCAAAAGGTACTTACATAGTAACTAAGGCAACTGATGTATCTGTAACCTTAATCGGTAATCAAGAAGTAATTTATACCGGTAATACATTTGCAAATAGTGATATTAATGTTAACGACTATCAAGTAACTCTTGAAAATGGTCAAACTTACAAGTTAGTTGCTGGCGATTTGGAATTTGGTCCGAGTCAAGATCCAACTAATGCAGGAGCTTACAAGGTACAATTGTCTGCACAAGGTAAGGAAAATATTGCTAAGGTGGATTCAACTCATTATAGTTACAACTTTGATAATGCTAGTACTGGTAATTTTGAAATTCAAAAAGCTACTCCAAGCGTTGAATTTAAGGCCAATGCTGAAAAGATATTTGATGGCACATCAATAGCTCTTGGGGACTACAAGACTCAGCCAAGTGTCACCGTAACTGCACCAGGTAATCCAACTATTACTCTGGAAGCAGGCGATTATGTTTGGATAAAAGATGGTGTTACTTATACAACTGCGCCAAGCAATGTTGGTAGCTACACTATCCAATTATCTGAATCAGGTAAGAATAAGATCTTGCAAAATAGTAATAATACAGAAAATCTTGATTGGGCTAATGCAAAGATTAGTGGTCAAGGTTCATATATAATTACTGAGGCTAATGCTACAGCAAATCTTTCGGGTAATTCATCTAAAACATATGATGGTAATCCAGTAACTACAACTGAGGTTAATAGTAAAGATGGTACAGTTGAAGTAACTATTACCATTCCAAACAGTAGTGAAACTGTAACTTATAAGTTACAAGACGGCGACTACACTTGGAATACGCTAAATGGGGATGCTCCAACTGATGCAGGTGACTATACATTTAAGCTAAGCCCAGAGGCTCTTACTAACTTGCAAAGTGCAATTGATGGTAAATGGGGTAAAGCTAACGTTAAGATAACAGATAGCGATCTTAACGGAGAAGCTACTTTCACAATTAATAAGGCTGATATCACTATTTCAGGAAACAGTAGTCAAACA encodes:
- a CDS encoding cation diffusion facilitator family transporter, with product MKDKSSLRYFWVTLLNIIITIAEFIGGAVSGSLALLSDAVHNLSDVGSIILAFVANLIAKRKRNNSKTFGYDRAEILAAFTNGIILIVISIYLFIEGIQRFSHPEPIKGKIMLIVSLIGLAANLISMLVVMKEAKTSLNAKATFLNMLSDAITSVAVVIGAIVISIWKIYWVDPVLTIAASVFLLKEAYEVTIKAANILMETNPSIDLNKINELVLSCPHVNNIHHVHVWQYSDNVTMLDAHINVDKNLDAVQLEKIYTEIAKKLKPLGINHVTLQAECTRGISDKMIFDDKED
- a CDS encoding 2,3-bisphosphoglycerate-dependent phosphoglycerate mutase, producing the protein MRRVRRKLAKLVLVRHGESIANRDNVYTGWNDVPLSKKGIEQAKNAGLKVEKIAGFVPTHIHTSVLSRAIMTANIIADVCSFLYLPITKTWRLNERHYGALRGINKDVSKKIFGTKQVLEWRRGFDSVPPLLTQPVQDRRYQKYDMRLMPQGESLHQTQERLMPYFWDHIAPELMAGHDQLVVAHGSSLRALIKKIEDISNEDIVKVEVPNAEPIVYTFDTDLHIVKKEILH
- a CDS encoding AAA family ATPase — translated: MRKIFLLRGAPGSGKSSFIARHHLQPYAISRDEIRLLLADLTVYYEESTDHLHQVIPRHVTVRTEQMVDNLVQHKMAYGETIIVDGTHITPDKIEHFRPWVEKYRYELFVVDLMQNNTLESLLQRNQVRMHYDWVKPDVIKMMYEQYKAHPEVPSWAYSILPNGMERALSQKEKNLDHYSHVICVPDKVRPEDFPHVHISNFYFSFNDEFTKKYGTYRNVITLGKTREEVIEQFRLPYFVFKFHHKHFLISAYPIRNEMLDPIRKVKGVWSYSTGLYNIADFVKEFPENEHQHVHQFNLSKIDPTRLLHIW
- a CDS encoding YSIRK-type signal peptide-containing protein — protein: MGMFFNKKDNDSKQRFGIRKLTIGACSVLLSTLILGIGTQEQNSKAQAATTETSNTASSTDLVDNHQNKNTYLSSSEVNETATKVNEKETSAGNEQQDSQSAVAQDKQSGEKVADVVTNNRSTVEDKSSNNAESSEITDNTKNTVNSDRAEVTNKEANTQTDSKKVTQKTSGQAVNDVNKNVAETTTDTKNTKVSSYTSNLDLENIQESLEQQAKENNGKALDAKSVTSLLRSSDAANFQVLAALTENIAEADKIKANAAVTIPSTDGRYTLYISRNTWGNTTDGNQPTKVLLSGNVLSGDTVTISIPSYGIVGVNSPTIDANYGSASLKDMGNDKVVIYNFTTSGVINPIVTIPADNGYGAKPTPMQITQPTVKDITWTINGVEQTSAKFHIDINPVWNPKFALSKPNPESTDQNALKKMIPNYESIYQLAINETNGVAPGQDYSNTPFPS